In Pseudomonas fluorescens, one genomic interval encodes:
- a CDS encoding cupin domain-containing protein, with amino-acid sequence MHPPILNLHQVELESLPEALAPEGETAGRYQQRMARIGQQLGAQKLGYRLYALPPGMRGSPFHSHRVNEEMFYVVAGKGEVRLGAERFPIRAGDVIACPPGGPETAHQIINTSDAELRYLAVSTQQQPDICEYPDSNKYAVMDNFKVDDQGNASGFVAVARQADGVDYWDGE; translated from the coding sequence ATGCATCCGCCCATCCTCAACCTGCACCAGGTCGAACTCGAATCCCTGCCCGAAGCCCTTGCTCCGGAGGGCGAAACCGCTGGTCGCTATCAACAACGCATGGCGCGCATCGGCCAGCAGCTCGGCGCGCAGAAACTCGGCTATCGGTTGTACGCCTTGCCGCCAGGCATGCGCGGCAGTCCGTTTCACAGCCATCGGGTCAATGAAGAGATGTTCTATGTGGTGGCCGGGAAGGGCGAAGTGCGGCTGGGGGCCGAACGCTTTCCGATTCGCGCGGGCGACGTGATCGCCTGCCCGCCGGGCGGCCCGGAAACGGCGCATCAGATCATCAACACCAGCGACGCGGAACTGCGTTACCTGGCGGTCAGCACCCAGCAGCAACCGGATATCTGTGAATACCCGGACTCCAACAAATACGCGGTGATGGACAACTTCAAAGTCGATGACCAAGGCAATGCGTCAGGCTTCGTTGCCGTGGCGCGGCAGGCGGATGGTGTGGATTACTGGGATGGTGAATAA
- a CDS encoding TerC family protein has translation MEYLLELAASPAAWVALATLVVMEIVLGIDNLIFISILTNKLPVQHRQKARRIGIGMALILRLALLSTIAFIVQLTAPVIEIMGQAFSWKDMILIAGGLFLVWKATTEIHHSMDPAPEDPKSATSTVTLGFAAAIGQILMLDMVFSIDSIITAVGMTEHLPIMVIAVVVSVMVMLFAAEPLAKFINDNPTVVMLALGFLIMIGMTLIAEGFGAHVPKGYVYAAMAFSAAIEVLNMMSRRAKQKKLAQQA, from the coding sequence ATGGAATATCTGTTAGAACTCGCCGCCAGCCCCGCCGCCTGGGTTGCTTTGGCCACACTGGTGGTGATGGAGATCGTACTCGGCATCGATAACCTGATCTTTATTTCGATCCTGACCAACAAACTGCCCGTGCAGCATCGTCAGAAGGCGCGTCGAATCGGTATCGGCATGGCGCTGATTCTGCGTCTGGCTCTGTTGAGCACCATCGCCTTCATCGTGCAGTTGACTGCCCCTGTGATCGAAATCATGGGCCAGGCGTTCTCTTGGAAGGACATGATCCTGATTGCCGGTGGTCTGTTCCTGGTGTGGAAAGCCACAACCGAGATCCATCACAGCATGGACCCGGCGCCGGAAGACCCGAAAAGCGCAACATCGACCGTGACCCTGGGCTTCGCTGCCGCGATCGGTCAGATCCTGATGCTGGACATGGTGTTCTCCATCGACAGCATCATTACTGCGGTGGGCATGACTGAGCACTTGCCGATCATGGTGATCGCAGTGGTGGTCTCGGTAATGGTGATGCTGTTTGCGGCTGAACCGCTGGCCAAGTTCATCAACGACAACCCGACGGTGGTGATGCTGGCGCTGGGCTTCCTGATCATGATCGGCATGACGCTGATCGCCGAAGGCTTCGGCGCCCACGTACCGAAAGGTTATGTGTACGCGGCCATGGCGTTCTCGGCAGCGATTGAGGTGCTGAACATGATGTCGCGTCGGGCTAAGCAGAAGAAGCTGGCTCAGCAGGCGTAA
- a CDS encoding DUF1993 domain-containing protein, with protein sequence MTISLYAASVPVFQQMLNALSDVLKKAEAHATEKNIDPNAFLQARLYPDMFPLVRQVQIAVDFAKGVSSRLAEVEIPKYDDTETTFAELQALIAKVLAYIGEIKPEQINGKEGIEIVTRPGTPKEKRFSGQAYLLSYGLPQFFFHVTTTYALLRHNGVEVGKRDYMGAY encoded by the coding sequence ATGACCATTTCCCTGTACGCCGCATCCGTCCCGGTTTTTCAACAAATGCTCAACGCCCTGAGCGATGTCCTGAAAAAGGCTGAAGCCCACGCCACCGAGAAAAACATCGACCCGAACGCCTTCCTGCAAGCGCGCCTGTACCCGGACATGTTCCCGCTGGTGCGTCAGGTGCAGATCGCCGTCGACTTCGCCAAGGGCGTTTCCTCGCGTCTGGCCGAAGTCGAAATCCCGAAATATGACGACACCGAAACCACCTTCGCCGAGCTGCAGGCGCTGATCGCCAAGGTTCTGGCCTACATCGGCGAGATCAAGCCGGAGCAGATCAACGGCAAGGAAGGCATCGAGATCGTGACCCGTCCGGGCACGCCGAAGGAGAAGCGCTTCAGCGGCCAGGCTTACCTGCTGAGCTACGGTCTGCCGCAGTTCTTCTTCCACGTCACCACCACCTACGCGCTGCTGCGCCACAACGGTGTTGAAGTGGGTAAACGCGATTACATGGGCGCGTACTAA
- the yegQ gene encoding tRNA 5-hydroxyuridine modification protein YegQ: protein MKPDLPLTAPELLAPAGTLKNMRYAFAYGADAVYAGQPRYSLRVRNNEFDHANLALGIREAQAQGKRFYVVVNIAPHNAKLKTFLKDLAPVIEMAPDALIMSDPGLIMLVRRHFPQMPIHLSVQANTVNWASVEFWQQQGLSRIILSRELSLEEIGEIREQVPGMELEVFVHGALCMAYSGRCLLSGYMNKRDANQGTCTNACRWKYSAQQATENQLGEIVQTFQPEPTLGIGAPTDQVFLLQEANRPEELMPAFEDEHGTYIMNAKDLRAVQHVERLTRMGVHSLKIEGRTKSHFYCARTTQVYRRAIDDAMAGREFDRSLMTDLESLAQRGYTEGFLRRHVHDEYQNYQNGSSVSERQQFVGELTGERRDRLAEVKVKNRFALGDHLELMTPKGNFHFDLHQLQSAKGEAIEVAPGDGHTVYLPIPDAVDLRFGLLMRDLTP from the coding sequence ATGAAGCCAGACCTCCCCCTCACCGCCCCGGAATTGCTCGCCCCTGCCGGCACCCTGAAGAACATGCGCTATGCCTTCGCCTACGGTGCCGATGCGGTCTACGCCGGCCAGCCGCGTTACAGCCTGCGGGTGCGCAATAACGAGTTCGACCACGCCAACCTCGCCCTCGGCATTCGCGAAGCGCAGGCACAGGGCAAGCGCTTCTACGTGGTGGTCAACATCGCCCCGCACAACGCCAAACTGAAGACCTTCCTCAAGGATCTGGCGCCAGTGATCGAGATGGCGCCGGACGCGCTGATCATGTCCGACCCGGGCCTGATCATGCTGGTGCGCCGGCATTTCCCGCAGATGCCGATCCACCTTTCGGTGCAGGCCAACACGGTGAACTGGGCGAGCGTCGAATTCTGGCAGCAACAAGGCCTGAGCCGGATCATCCTGTCGCGGGAGCTGTCGCTGGAAGAAATCGGTGAAATCCGTGAACAGGTACCAGGCATGGAACTGGAAGTGTTCGTCCATGGCGCACTGTGCATGGCCTACTCCGGGCGCTGCCTGCTGTCGGGCTACATGAACAAGCGCGACGCGAATCAGGGCACCTGCACCAACGCCTGCCGCTGGAAGTATTCGGCGCAGCAAGCCACGGAAAACCAGCTCGGCGAGATCGTGCAGACCTTCCAGCCGGAGCCGACCCTGGGCATCGGCGCGCCGACCGATCAGGTGTTTCTGCTGCAGGAAGCCAATCGCCCCGAGGAGTTGATGCCCGCTTTTGAAGACGAGCACGGCACCTACATCATGAACGCCAAGGATCTGCGCGCGGTGCAACACGTCGAACGCCTGACGCGCATGGGCGTGCATTCGTTGAAGATCGAGGGCCGGACCAAATCGCACTTCTATTGCGCGCGCACCACTCAGGTCTATCGCCGGGCAATCGACGATGCGATGGCCGGGCGCGAGTTCGACCGCAGTCTGATGACCGATCTGGAATCACTGGCCCAGCGCGGCTACACCGAAGGTTTCCTGCGCCGCCATGTGCACGACGAATACCAGAATTATCAGAACGGCAGCTCGGTGTCAGAGCGTCAGCAGTTCGTCGGCGAACTGACCGGCGAGCGCCGCGACCGGTTGGCCGAGGTTAAAGTGAAGAACCGTTTTGCCTTGGGCGATCATCTGGAATTGATGACGCCCAAGGGCAATTTCCACTTCGATCTGCACCAGTTGCAGAGTGCCAAGGGTGAGGCGATCGAGGTTGCGCCGGGGGATGGGCACACGGTGTACCTGCCGATTCCGGATGCGGTGGACTTGCGCTTTGGCCTGCTGATGCGCGACCTGACTCCTTGA
- a CDS encoding cysteine hydrolase family protein yields MQNFTRRFLTACAFSGVMASSAAMADNHPTIRAMSGATPADHLPAGKSALVVIDFQNEYFSGRMPIPDGAAALAKTRELITFADSHKIPVYHVQHVAPAASPVFAIDGQTVKFHPDMQPRPQDVVLQKSTVSVFASTDLDQQLKKAGIQTLIISGLMTHACVAGAARDAAPLGYNVIVASDASATRAITRANGVSIDKDSLHKAALAEVEDTFGDVLSTAQIVKLPVR; encoded by the coding sequence ATGCAGAACTTTACTCGTCGTTTTCTCACCGCTTGTGCATTTTCCGGTGTAATGGCCAGCAGCGCAGCGATGGCCGACAACCACCCGACCATTCGGGCAATGTCCGGCGCGACACCGGCTGATCATTTGCCAGCGGGCAAATCCGCACTGGTGGTGATCGATTTCCAGAATGAATATTTCAGCGGCCGGATGCCGATCCCGGACGGTGCCGCTGCCCTGGCGAAAACCCGTGAGCTGATCACCTTTGCCGACAGTCACAAGATCCCGGTGTATCACGTGCAGCACGTTGCCCCGGCCGCCTCGCCAGTGTTTGCCATCGATGGCCAGACCGTCAAATTTCACCCGGACATGCAGCCGCGCCCGCAAGACGTGGTGCTGCAAAAGAGCACCGTCAGCGTGTTCGCCAGCACCGACCTTGACCAGCAATTGAAAAAGGCCGGCATCCAGACCCTGATCATTTCCGGCCTGATGACCCACGCCTGCGTGGCGGGTGCCGCACGGGACGCCGCGCCTTTGGGCTACAACGTGATTGTCGCGTCCGATGCCTCAGCGACCCGCGCCATCACCCGCGCCAACGGCGTGTCTATCGACAAGGATTCGCTGCACAAGGCCGCGCTGGCGGAAGTCGAAGACACCTTCGGCGATGTGTTGAGCACTGCGCAGATCGTTAAACTGCCGGTGCGCTGA
- a CDS encoding MFS transporter translates to MLLPILLLSAAGFTVLTTEFVIVGLLPAIARDLAVTIPQAGLLVTLFAFTVAMFGPFLTAYFARFERRKLFITILIMFGLANTVAALAPNIWVMAIARLIPALGLPVFWALASETAVDIVGPDHAGRAIAKIGFGIVCATVFGIPVGTLISDAFGWRSAFAILAVIAFAKALLLFVYLPKTSLHQHQVSFASQFKILRNPLMIGHVLLSILVFSGMFTAYTYLADILERLAGFNGTVVGWCLMGFGAVGLIGNSLGGRAVDRHPLGASVLFCAFMIAGMVSLVPNIHSTVGLAVAMGIWGITQAALFLVSHVRLMKAAPEAPAFAASLNIAGANLGIGLGAMIGGRVIDSAGLGFLGFAAAGFILLSVFLAMVLMTLKPREACAQAS, encoded by the coding sequence ATGCTGTTGCCCATTCTTCTGTTGTCCGCCGCCGGATTCACGGTGCTGACCACGGAATTCGTCATCGTCGGCCTGTTGCCGGCCATTGCCCGCGACCTGGCGGTAACCATTCCGCAGGCCGGTTTGCTGGTGACTCTATTCGCTTTCACGGTGGCGATGTTCGGTCCATTTTTGACCGCGTATTTCGCCCGGTTCGAGCGGCGCAAGTTGTTCATCACGATTTTGATCATGTTCGGCCTGGCCAACACCGTTGCGGCGCTGGCGCCGAACATCTGGGTCATGGCCATCGCCCGGTTGATCCCGGCGCTCGGCCTGCCGGTGTTCTGGGCCTTGGCCAGTGAGACGGCGGTGGACATCGTCGGCCCGGATCATGCCGGCCGCGCGATTGCCAAGATCGGCTTCGGCATTGTTTGCGCGACGGTGTTCGGCATTCCGGTGGGCACGTTGATTTCCGATGCGTTCGGCTGGCGCAGTGCGTTTGCGATTCTGGCGGTGATCGCTTTCGCCAAGGCCTTGCTGCTGTTTGTTTACCTGCCGAAAACCAGTCTGCACCAGCATCAGGTCAGCTTCGCCTCGCAGTTCAAGATCCTGCGCAACCCGCTGATGATCGGCCATGTGCTGTTGTCGATTCTGGTATTCAGCGGCATGTTCACCGCTTATACCTATCTGGCCGACATTCTTGAGCGTCTGGCCGGGTTCAACGGCACGGTGGTTGGCTGGTGCCTGATGGGCTTCGGTGCGGTCGGGCTGATCGGCAACTCACTGGGCGGTCGCGCGGTGGATCGTCATCCACTGGGCGCCTCGGTGTTGTTCTGCGCGTTCATGATTGCCGGCATGGTCTCGCTGGTGCCGAACATTCACTCGACGGTGGGTCTGGCGGTAGCCATGGGCATCTGGGGCATCACCCAGGCTGCGTTGTTCCTGGTCAGCCATGTACGCCTGATGAAGGCCGCACCGGAAGCGCCAGCCTTTGCCGCCTCGCTGAATATCGCCGGGGCCAACCTCGGGATCGGCCTCGGAGCGATGATCGGCGGGCGGGTGATCGACAGTGCCGGCCTGGGTTTTCTGGGGTTCGCCGCTGCCGGGTTCATTCTGTTGTCGGTGTTCCTCGCCATGGTGCTGATGACGCTCAAACCGCGCGAAGCGTGCGCCCAGGCGTCATAA
- the sstT gene encoding serine/threonine transporter SstT — translation MTASSPSLLQRLKNLSLVTQILIGLIAGIALALFAPEAAKGSAFIGKVFVSALKAVAPILVFVLVMASIANHKHGQETHIRPILFLYLLGTFAAAVVAVVASMAFPSHLVLSTDNVSVTAPGGIAEVLQSLLLSVVDNPVSALMNANFIGILAWAIGMGVAIRHAGDTTREVLGDLSNGVTLIVRVVIRFAPLGIFGLVASTLATSGFGALIGYAHLLGVLLGCMLFVALVMNPLIVFGKLRRNPYPLTLKCLRESGITAFFTRSSAANIPVNLELSKRLGLHEDTYSVSIPLGATINMAGAAITITVLTLAAVHTLGIAVDIPTAILLSVVAAICACGASGVAGGSLLLIPLACSLFGIPSEIAMQVVAVGFIIGVLQDSAETALNSSTDVLFTAAACLGEEAKAQRTA, via the coding sequence ATGACCGCTTCATCCCCTTCTCTATTGCAACGCCTGAAAAACCTCAGCCTGGTCACGCAGATCCTGATCGGCCTGATTGCCGGTATCGCTCTGGCGCTGTTCGCCCCGGAAGCGGCGAAAGGCTCGGCGTTCATCGGCAAAGTGTTCGTCTCGGCACTGAAAGCCGTGGCCCCGATTCTGGTGTTCGTGCTGGTGATGGCGTCGATCGCCAACCACAAGCACGGTCAGGAAACCCATATCCGGCCGATCCTGTTTCTTTATCTGCTCGGCACATTCGCTGCGGCGGTGGTGGCGGTTGTCGCCAGCATGGCGTTTCCCTCGCATCTGGTGTTATCCACCGACAACGTGTCAGTCACCGCGCCAGGCGGCATCGCCGAGGTGCTGCAAAGTCTGCTGTTGAGCGTGGTCGATAATCCGGTCAGCGCCCTGATGAACGCCAACTTCATCGGCATTCTCGCCTGGGCGATCGGCATGGGCGTTGCCATTCGCCACGCCGGTGACACCACCCGCGAAGTGCTCGGCGATCTGTCCAACGGCGTGACGCTGATCGTGCGCGTGGTGATTCGTTTCGCCCCCCTGGGCATTTTCGGTCTGGTGGCCTCGACGCTCGCGACCTCGGGCTTCGGCGCACTGATCGGTTACGCGCATCTACTGGGCGTGCTGCTGGGCTGCATGCTGTTCGTCGCGCTGGTGATGAACCCGCTGATCGTGTTCGGGAAACTCCGTCGCAACCCGTACCCGCTGACCCTCAAGTGCCTGCGCGAAAGCGGCATCACCGCGTTCTTCACCCGCAGCTCGGCGGCGAACATTCCGGTCAACCTGGAACTGAGCAAGCGCCTGGGCCTGCACGAAGACACCTACTCGGTATCGATCCCGCTGGGGGCAACCATCAACATGGCCGGCGCGGCGATCACCATCACCGTATTGACCCTGGCCGCGGTGCACACGCTGGGGATTGCCGTGGACATTCCAACCGCGATTCTGCTCAGCGTCGTCGCGGCGATCTGCGCCTGTGGCGCCTCGGGCGTGGCCGGCGGCTCGCTGCTGCTGATTCCGCTGGCGTGCAGCCTGTTCGGTATCCCGAGCGAGATTGCCATGCAGGTGGTGGCAGTCGGTTTCATCATTGGGGTGTTGCAGGACTCGGCGGAGACGGCGTTGAATTCGTCCACCGATGTGCTGTTTACCGCCGCGGCGTGCCTGGGTGAAGAGGCGAAAGCCCAGCGCACTGCGTAA
- the nhaR gene encoding transcriptional activator NhaR — MLNYRQLHYFWVVAKTGSIVRACEQLNLTPQTISGQISLLEQTYGIELFQRVGRQLELTEAGRQALPYAEQMFQLGGELELMLRAQPNEQQILFRVGVADVVPKSIVYRLIAPTMELHEPLRITCREDKLERLLADLAIQRLDLVISDSPMPSHLDIKGYSQKLGECGISFFATTKLAAQYGQDFPRSLNGAPLLIPGAETVVRSRLQRWFAEQQIQPRIVGEFDDSALMQAFGQSGSGIFIGPSVIADEVKRQYGVEVIGQTDAVTESFYAISVERKVKHPGIVAITEGARRELFTAL; from the coding sequence ATGCTCAACTACCGACAACTGCATTACTTCTGGGTGGTCGCCAAGACCGGCAGCATCGTGCGTGCCTGCGAACAGCTGAACCTCACGCCACAAACCATCAGCGGGCAGATTTCGCTGCTCGAACAAACATACGGCATCGAACTGTTTCAACGGGTCGGCCGTCAGCTGGAGCTGACCGAAGCTGGACGTCAGGCCCTGCCCTACGCCGAGCAGATGTTTCAGTTAGGCGGCGAACTGGAGCTGATGCTGCGCGCCCAGCCCAACGAGCAGCAGATACTGTTCCGCGTCGGCGTGGCGGACGTGGTGCCCAAGTCCATCGTCTATCGCCTGATTGCGCCGACCATGGAGTTGCACGAGCCGCTACGCATCACCTGCCGCGAAGACAAACTCGAACGCCTGCTGGCGGATCTGGCGATCCAGCGCCTGGACCTGGTGATTTCCGACAGCCCGATGCCGTCGCACCTCGACATCAAGGGCTATAGCCAGAAGCTTGGCGAATGCGGGATCAGTTTCTTCGCCACCACGAAGTTGGCAGCGCAATACGGGCAGGATTTCCCGCGCAGCCTCAACGGCGCACCGCTGTTGATCCCCGGCGCGGAAACCGTGGTGCGCAGCCGTTTGCAGCGCTGGTTTGCCGAGCAACAGATCCAGCCGCGAATCGTCGGGGAGTTCGATGACAGCGCCCTGATGCAGGCCTTCGGCCAATCGGGCAGCGGGATCTTCATCGGTCCGAGCGTGATTGCCGATGAAGTCAAACGCCAGTACGGCGTCGAAGTGATTGGCCAGACCGATGCGGTGACCGAGTCGTTCTATGCCATTTCGGTGGAGCGCAAGGTCAAGCACCCCGGCATCGTTGCGATTACCGAAGGTGCCCGACGCGAGCTGTTTACCGCGTTATGA
- a CDS encoding DUF6021 family protein: MADSPSPKGPHSSEHSSGHDLGFDPDSPDLDDPQVDPVGPAKAPRDVQPDDDSQRPAKPYDPLADLKP, encoded by the coding sequence ATGGCAGATTCCCCATCCCCGAAAGGCCCACACTCAAGCGAGCATTCTTCCGGTCATGATCTGGGTTTCGATCCGGATTCGCCGGATCTCGACGATCCGCAGGTTGATCCGGTCGGCCCCGCCAAGGCGCCGCGAGACGTGCAACCCGACGACGACAGCCAGCGACCGGCCAAGCCCTATGATCCGTTGGCCGATCTGAAACCATGA
- a CDS encoding AI-2E family transporter, whose amino-acid sequence MNEKTLQFKSLTVLLLLVTVAFIWILLPFYGAVFWAVILGILFAPMQRKLQLKFGWRRNLTALCTLGICLVIAILPVIILSILLVQEGATVYNSIESGQLDIGAYLAQFKHSLPPYFQHLLDRFGMGELNGLREKIVKASMQGSQVLASQAFSFGQGTFEFVVSFGIMLYLLFFFLRDGAELVRKVRTAVPLEESHKRRLQLKFNRVVRATVKGNLVVAVTQGALGGAIFWFLDIPSALLWAVLMGFLSLLPAVGAGIVWAPVAVYFLLSGMIWQGVVLGLFGVFVIGLVDNVLRPILVGKDTRMPDYMILISTLGGLAVFGLNGFVIGPLIAALFMSSWALFIETKPKVQLP is encoded by the coding sequence ATGAACGAAAAAACCCTGCAATTCAAATCCCTCACCGTGCTGTTGCTGTTGGTGACGGTCGCTTTCATCTGGATTCTGCTGCCGTTCTACGGCGCGGTGTTCTGGGCGGTGATTCTCGGCATTCTGTTTGCGCCGATGCAGCGCAAGTTACAGCTCAAATTCGGCTGGCGGCGCAACCTGACAGCGCTTTGTACTCTGGGCATCTGCCTGGTGATCGCGATCTTGCCGGTGATCATCCTCAGCATCCTGTTGGTCCAGGAAGGCGCGACGGTTTACAACAGCATCGAAAGCGGCCAACTGGACATCGGTGCCTATCTGGCGCAGTTCAAACACAGTTTGCCCCCGTATTTTCAGCATTTGCTCGATCGCTTCGGCATGGGCGAGTTGAACGGTTTGCGCGAGAAAATCGTCAAGGCGTCGATGCAGGGCAGTCAGGTGCTGGCCAGTCAGGCGTTCAGTTTCGGTCAAGGCACATTCGAGTTCGTGGTCAGCTTCGGCATCATGCTGTACCTGCTGTTTTTCTTTCTGCGCGATGGCGCCGAGCTGGTGCGCAAGGTACGAACCGCGGTGCCGTTGGAAGAGAGCCACAAACGCCGTTTGCAGTTGAAGTTCAATCGGGTGGTACGCGCGACGGTCAAGGGCAACCTGGTGGTGGCGGTCACTCAAGGGGCATTGGGTGGGGCGATTTTCTGGTTTCTCGACATTCCCAGCGCGTTGCTGTGGGCGGTGCTGATGGGCTTTCTGTCGCTGTTGCCGGCGGTGGGTGCGGGGATCGTCTGGGCGCCGGTGGCGGTGTACTTCCTGCTCAGCGGGATGATCTGGCAGGGCGTGGTGCTGGGGCTGTTCGGGGTGTTTGTGATTGGCTTGGTGGACAACGTGCTGCGCCCGATCCTGGTCGGCAAGGACACGCGCATGCCCGATTACATGATCCTCATCTCGACCCTCGGCGGCCTCGCGGTGTTTGGCCTCAACGGTTTCGTGATCGGGCCGCTGATCGCAGCGCTGTTCATGTCCAGTTGGGCGCTGTTCATCGAGACCAAACCGAAAGTCCAGTTGCCTTAA
- a CDS encoding peptidase C39 family protein gives MVQVFSRLRGALLVAGCAAALAGCAGSVAPQVKRLPERVELSGTFYRGEANQSGPQVLASLLSQQGIMITPGLLEKPLHLPGAQDQLQQNLQNLARDYGMVVYPLDKNLPALLTQVAAGYPVMVRFSEGSAFWAEPRYAILSGYDRLKQKVLLRAGMNRRELMSFSSFESAFEKSGGWAVLIQKPSQIPAEVDRQRWLKAADELAQAGQEREAAQARKALAAH, from the coding sequence ATGGTGCAGGTATTTTCTCGATTGCGAGGGGCGTTGCTGGTGGCCGGTTGCGCGGCGGCGTTGGCAGGGTGTGCGGGCAGTGTCGCGCCGCAGGTCAAGCGTCTGCCGGAACGGGTCGAACTCAGCGGCACGTTCTATCGCGGCGAAGCCAATCAAAGTGGTCCGCAAGTGCTGGCCAGCCTGTTGTCGCAGCAGGGCATCATGATCACCCCGGGCCTGCTGGAAAAACCGTTGCATCTGCCGGGGGCACAGGATCAGTTGCAGCAGAATCTGCAGAACCTGGCCCGTGATTACGGCATGGTGGTCTACCCGCTGGACAAGAACCTGCCTGCCTTGTTGACTCAGGTGGCGGCCGGTTATCCGGTGATGGTGCGCTTTAGTGAAGGCTCGGCGTTCTGGGCTGAACCGCGTTACGCGATCCTTTCCGGTTATGACCGGCTGAAACAGAAGGTGCTGTTGCGCGCCGGGATGAATCGCCGCGAACTGATGAGTTTCAGTTCCTTTGAATCCGCCTTCGAAAAATCCGGCGGCTGGGCAGTACTGATCCAGAAACCGTCGCAGATTCCTGCCGAAGTCGACCGCCAGCGCTGGCTCAAGGCCGCGGACGAGCTGGCGCAGGCCGGCCAGGAACGTGAAGCGGCGCAAGCCAGAAAGGCCTTGGCCGCACATTAA
- a CDS encoding shikimate 5-dehydrogenase, with amino-acid sequence MQMNPNKDTQLCMSLSGRPGNFGLRFHNHLYEQLGLNFYYKAFSSQDLPGAVGGIRALGIRGCGVSMPFKEACIALVDELDASAAAIQSINTIVNTHGHLKAYNTDYIAIAQLLETHAVPQDTTFALRGSGGMAKAVASALRDGGYKNGLIVARNERAGRALADSLGYRWQADLGEERPQMLINVTPVGMDGGPEAGQLAFEPEVIQAADTVFDVVAIPSETPLIVRGRAEGKKVITGLEVIAIQALEQFVLYTGVRPSEEQFAAAVAFARS; translated from the coding sequence ATGCAGATGAATCCCAACAAAGACACCCAGCTGTGCATGTCCCTGTCAGGGCGCCCCGGGAACTTCGGTCTGCGGTTTCATAACCATTTGTATGAGCAGTTGGGCCTGAACTTCTATTACAAGGCGTTCAGCAGTCAGGACCTGCCGGGGGCCGTCGGCGGCATTCGTGCGCTGGGGATTCGTGGTTGCGGGGTGTCGATGCCGTTCAAGGAAGCCTGCATCGCGCTGGTCGATGAGCTGGATGCGTCGGCAGCGGCGATCCAGTCGATCAACACCATCGTCAACACCCACGGCCATCTCAAGGCTTACAACACCGATTACATCGCCATCGCGCAATTGCTGGAAACCCACGCGGTACCGCAAGACACGACGTTCGCCCTGCGCGGCAGCGGCGGCATGGCCAAAGCGGTGGCCAGTGCCTTGCGCGATGGTGGCTACAAGAATGGCTTGATCGTTGCGCGTAACGAGCGCGCCGGACGGGCACTGGCGGACTCGCTGGGCTATCGCTGGCAGGCGGATTTGGGCGAAGAGCGGCCGCAGATGCTGATCAACGTCACCCCGGTGGGCATGGACGGCGGGCCGGAGGCCGGGCAACTGGCGTTCGAGCCTGAAGTGATCCAGGCCGCCGACACGGTATTCGATGTGGTAGCGATTCCGTCCGAGACGCCGCTGATCGTGCGTGGGCGGGCTGAGGGCAAGAAGGTGATTACCGGGCTGGAAGTGATTGCGATCCAGGCGCTGGAGCAGTTTGTGCTGTACACCGGGGTGCGGCCGAGTGAGGAGCAGTTTGCGGCGGCGGTGGCATTTGCTCGCAGCTGA
- a CDS encoding YceH family protein, producing the protein MTTELESITDEPRLNATEIRILGSLIEKQATSPETYPLTLNALVLACNQKTSREPVMNLTQGQVGQSLRALESHGYAKLVMGSRADRWEHKLDKALELVPAQVILTGLMFLRGPQTVNELLTRSGRMHDFEDAEQVLHQLERLIARGLAVLIPRQAGQREDRYTHALGDPVDIEAILAARQNPGERATSGVSVERIEELEARIAALEERLARLE; encoded by the coding sequence ATGACCACCGAACTTGAAAGCATCACCGACGAACCACGGCTCAACGCCACGGAAATCCGCATTCTGGGTTCTTTGATCGAGAAACAGGCCACTAGCCCGGAAACCTACCCGCTGACGCTCAACGCACTGGTGCTGGCCTGCAACCAGAAAACCAGCCGCGAGCCGGTGATGAACCTGACCCAGGGCCAGGTCGGCCAGAGCCTGCGTGCGCTGGAAAGCCACGGTTACGCCAAACTGGTCATGGGCAGTCGCGCCGATCGCTGGGAGCACAAGCTCGACAAGGCGCTGGAGCTGGTGCCGGCCCAAGTGATTCTCACTGGCTTGATGTTCCTGCGTGGCCCGCAGACAGTGAATGAGCTGCTGACCCGCAGCGGCCGGATGCACGATTTCGAAGATGCCGAGCAAGTGTTGCATCAGCTCGAGCGCCTGATCGCGCGCGGACTGGCGGTGTTGATTCCGCGTCAGGCCGGTCAGCGCGAAGACCGCTACACCCATGCGCTGGGCGATCCGGTAGATATCGAGGCGATCCTGGCGGCGCGGCAGAATCCTGGGGAACGCGCGACCAGCGGCGTTTCCGTGGAGAGAATCGAAGAGCTGGAAGCACGGATTGCCGCACTGGAAGAGCGCCTGGCGCGTCTCGAATAA